The Myotis daubentonii chromosome 1, mMyoDau2.1, whole genome shotgun sequence genome includes the window tGAGAGGCTGACCTCTGCAAACTGTGTCAAGGGGCTCCCCCATATTTTGGTTTCTTGTTGCATTCAGTCAATGGAAGGCATTGGCATGAGATGGAAGTAGGGGAGGAGAGTGAGAgtgggatattttttctttagacCCTCCCTGCAAAGTCACCATGGTAAGCCACAGCTCCTGCAAGGCAGCTCTTCTCTTCttacagtttctctctctctgggttcCGGAACAGTTTCTTCTTCTTACCCCTTCAAGCCCAAGACGATGAGGGCTCCTTTCTGTTACTAATCATATGGTACCACACTATCCTGTCTTGGTTTCTCTATACCTTGCCCACACCTTTGTAAATAGCCCCCTCATTAAACTCTCCTCAATGACCAGCTTGAATGGGACCTGTTTCTTGCAAGGgcactgaataaaataaaatggttcttTGCAAATTTCTGCTCCACCATCGTTGGAAGGTCAGCCTTTCTCCCAGGCTGGCTCTCTTATGGCTACTGAGTTTCAGCCATCACATCCAGACATGACAAAGGCCAGAGGGGCAAGAGTGCATCTCTTGCCATGTATCCTTTGTAAGAGTGAGAAAACCTTTCCTAAAAGCTATCCCACCAGATTTCTCCTACATGGTCAGAATCATGTCACAGATCCAAGTTTAATCCAAACACCAACAAGGCAACTGAGGCCACGATGACTGGTTCAGACCAGCCAGGAACCACTGCCTGAGTCTGGGAGTTTGAGGACAACCTCTGCACAAAGCACATAGCTCTGGAAAGGAATATGGAGGATACCTGGATAAAATGGAAGCGGGGAGAGAGTTGGGAAGAAGGAAAAATCAAGGTGGGGAGATGGCTACTAGATGTCTACAGGTGGTGGAACAGTTGGGAGAGGGTCCCCAAGTTGGTTGAGTGGCCTGTCACTGGTTGGGGGGACAGCCAGGCTGTGCCCTGATAGGTCTAAATGACACCATCTTCTTGGCAGAGACTGGGGAAGCACATCCAGAAGCATTTGGCTGACAAAGTAGGTTCCTCAGAGACCCTGATTTGATGAGAGTTCAAGAACAGTCACTAACAGCAAACCTTTGTGTTTAATATACAAAAGGGCGTCTTTAACTTGGAACATTAGCATGGCCTTGAGCATGCCCTTCAGGAAGTCAGCATGTCCTCAGACCTGCTTTCACAACACACTGGCCTGGAAAACATTTCCCCAGCAATAAGGTATTGCCAACCTGACCACAATTAATCAACTTCTGATATATAATATGGGTCTAAGCAATCAAATTGATAGTattgaaggaagaagagaaaaaaggaaaaagaaggtcTACCTTcatctctactaccctccatctagAGCCAGCCCAGAACCTCtgggcctctcctctcccttctctgagaaGTGTTCCAGGGTCTGTATCTTTGCAGCCcttcccacccaccaacccatGGAGGTCTCCTGTCTCAATCCTGCAGAGCCCTCTCTGCTGAGAGCATTTATAAAACCTGCTGTTTACTGATTATTGTTGTGGGGCCAGATTGTGGGAGAGAGGAGCTGTAGTCTGTTGAGAGAAACCAGGAGGCTTTGAAATTGAAAGAGGTTGTGAATTTCTGGTGATTGTGACCATGTGTTCAGCAGTGAGGCCTAGCTCTGATGCTGATCCTGGGTAGCAGTGAAGGTGGTATAAGGTAGGATGCCTAAGCTGGGCCAGGTTGTGATGAGCTTCCTAAGACAGGACTATGTCTGTCTTCCGGCAGCAAAATGACACTCACCTAGCAGGTGCTGAAGAAAATATCTGGGCTGACCCAATTTGGACCCAGAATTTCACCAAGCCTCTGCTATGTCAAACCTGGTGTATTTTCCTATTTGGGAGTTTGACatgtttccattcatttatttaccaaatattcaTTTAGCATCCACAATGTGCCAGCTTGCTATTGATAAAGGATTGATAAAAACAGGCAAAAGCCCCTGCTCTgctggagcttacattctagttgAGGGATATAGACCATACACAATATGAAAGAGTAAAATACATAGTATGTCTGAAATTTCTAAGTGctacaaataaaaatcaagttaaggaaagggagagagactaTGACTCAGGGTAACAGTTTTACATAGAATGGTTAAGGAAGGCATATGGAAAAGGTAATATCTGAGGAAGCAAGACGTGAGGGTTTGGGGATAGTTTTCATgtggagggaacagcaagtgcaaatgcCCTGAGGCAGAGTGCTAGATGACTTCTACTTGGCTCTCCTGCTTCCCAAGGTAAGAGGGAGAAGGCGCTTGGGGTTCAGAGGTCAAGTGGGATAGAGggtggctggtgtgtgtgtgtgaaaacacaTTGGGAAGCAAGTCCTAATTCTATACAACCACTCACACTGTATTCTTCTCAAACAGCTTCACCCAGCCTCCCACGCCCATGTTTTGCTCTTGTTATGTCCTGTCTTCTTGCCAGAAATGTCTTTCCTGTACTCTTCATATTCCATAATGCTTCTCCAGTCCCCCACTCTCCCAGAGTCCCTTTAcctgctccctccatcccagcttcTCACAGCTCCTGAAGTATTTCTAGATTCAACATAGGTTGTATGTCCTGCCTCCACCATGCAGTAGAGCTTTGTTGTGGGTTTTGctttctccccatccccctgccACATAGCCCTCAATGGTGCTGACTGCAGATTCTAAGCTGGACCAGTCTGCTGGGTCAAGACCTTCAGCAGTCTCTAtcccccccagcccagagccGTCTCTGCTCCCTACTTTGTTTTCCTGGTATTGATCGTCAGGGAATCAGCCAAAGAGCTTCTCACGCAAAGGCATGCAAACTTTGACCCAGAATTGTCTATTCAGCTCCTGGCCAAGGTTCTCTAAcctcctgcctgtctccctctttctttgcccCGTGCTCCTGAGCACCCCCACCATCTGGGAGCTGTTCTGTGGAGATAGGACTGGGTGAGAAGTGCAATGCTTTCCTTAACCCTCATTGCACCAGACTTATGTCCAGGAGTATGGGGAGATGGGAGCCCTGATCCAGGGGCTAAGGCTGTACCCCTTTGGCCTCCCAGTGTTTTGCTGGTACTCTGGGACAATAAATCATGGTGGGAAGAGCCCTGGCCTGGAAGCAAAGGCTAGAGCTCTGGACTCTGCTTTGATTTGCCATATATCCTTGGGCCTTCTCCTTCTAGTATCAGTTTCTCCAGCTGAAAAGTGGGAAAGGAATTGGCTTAATTAGCTAATGAATTTATTTGGGATCAAGAGTCCCTTAgatgccctagtcagtttggctccgtggatagaacatccgcctgtggactgaagggtcccaggttcgattccagtcaagggcacatgcccaggtgtgcaggaggcagccgatcagtgattctctctcatcattgatgtttctatctctctctccctctcccttcccctctgaaatcaagaaaaaaatatatatatttttacaaagagtCCCTTAGAGAATGTGAGCAAAACAATGCCTCTTCTATCAAACAAAGAGGTTTTCTGGCTCCTTGGTCAGGAGCCTCAGCAGGTGGTCCCCTCATCCTGATGGGCAAGTTGTGATTCTCTAAAGCTTGGGAATTGGTGCGGACTCTTCGGAGCCAAAGGACAGACTGGGCTACAGAGCAGGCTAAGGAATCTGGGAGCGCCTTCCTCCCCACTTCCTTGTCACAGCTTCCATGCAGGTTCTTTCTCCTCTGTGGCTCTTGCTCCAACTGGGATTGAAGGGCAGAGCTTTCTTGGGTATCATCATGTTTTGTGGGCTCTGCCATAGATGTAGAGGAGGGGATGACTGGAACAATGCTGGATGAACTGGGAGCCCAGCAATAGTTCCCTTGTCTCCCGTCTGTTCTGTTGCCTAAATTCCACCATTATAGCATCAGTACTTCGGGCTCAGCATCACCCTGGTCATAATACAgttggattttttgttgttaaccctcaaccaaggatattttttccattgattttttttttagagagagtggaagggggagagagagagagagaaacaccaatgtgaaagagatatcaattggttgcctcctgaatgtacCTCGATAGGGgccagagatggaacctgcagccaggtacatgtccttcactgggaatcaaacccatgacccttcagtgcaagggcaatgctctaactactgagcagcactggccagggcataataCAGCTAGATTTAACTCCTTTACCAGTTATTAATATCTTGCAAGAAATTGGCTTATCAGATCAATTTCCCACAGGTTTGCTTTCTGTGCTTGGGCATAGAGGAAGGAATGACAGGTTGGGTCGGAGTCATAGCAAGGGTCAAGTGTTCTGAGAATTACCATGGAGAAGTGCTGGAAACAGACCAGGGGACACCTAACTTGTTGTGGAGAGGATTCAGGGGGGCTTCCCAGAGGAAGTGGTGGTTGAGACTTAAACAAGGGGAAATTAGAAGTAGAGGTTGATAGGCCTGATAGGTTCTGCTAAAGATTCTGTTTGTACCCAGATGGGAGCTGATGAAGGGGCAAGGTGGTGATGGAATGAAATTTTGCATTTTTGGAAAGACCACTTTGGATTTGACAGGGTGGAAAAAGAATTGAGGGGAGTAAAAGGCAAATGGGAACTAGGTTTGGAGGCTGTTACCACTCTGGGGAGCGATGATGAGGACCTACAGGACAATGTGGCAGCGGGGCTGGACAGATGTAGAGAAATGTGTCCTTGCCTATTCTCAGCACAGAAGCCAGAGTGACCTGCATTGACTCAGACTCTACAATGTCTCTGTCTCACACAGGAAGTTCCACTTTCTCAACAGCGTGCTCCCTGCACCTGGGGCAgggatgtcccatgagcatcccATCCCCTTGGGGGCACTAAATTTCAGCAGAACTTCCCAGTCACAAAACACTGTACATTTCCAGTGCCCATGGTACTGCCCCTCCCTCAAGAACCACTGTGCAGGGCCTTTGAACGTGCTGTTCCCTCTCCAAGGTGCGCTCTTCCTCCTGGTATCTGTGCACCTTGATTCTTGAGTCCACATTTCTATCTCTGCCCAGTGTCATTTTCCCTGTGAGGATTTCTCTGACCACCCTATTTTCAACTGCATTCTGCCCCCATGTGATTCCTACCCCTTCTCTGCTTTTTCTCTGTAGCATTTGTCACCCTCTGATATTCTCTGTGCTTatctgcccccctcccaccaccaaaaTAGAATTTAAGTTCCATGTGAGCAGGAAGTTGTCAGTTTGTTCACTTGCACATCAATCGCCAGCACCCAGAACAGTACCTGGCTCACAGTAGGCGGTTGGTGAAATGTTTGTGCAATGCATTAAGTGGCATCTGGCAGAGTGGGAGGTCAGGGGCCAGGATGCGGCTGTTTTCTGGCCTGGGCCAGCACAGGGATGGTGGTGCCATTCGATGGGTAGGGGAGCATGgctgggcgaggggagggggggcggtatTGTGGTTAGTTGGGGACAGGTTGTGCCTGGACATTCCACATGGGAAGGATTTGGCAGGGGCCAAGGACAGCTTCGGAGGCAGCCAGACAGGCGAGCCGGGCAACGCTGGGGCTGCGTGTCCTGCCACAGGCGTGGGCCAAAAATACGGATACACGCAGGCGCCCGCCTGCAGGCAAAGGCCCAGCTCCGCACGCAAACCTGGGCCCTTTGCACCGCCCCACCTCCACATCCAATAGCACATCTGCCAGGCTCCGccactcctctccctccaccctgtaAGAGCCCGCCCCggttcccctttcccccctcgcGTGACTGTGCCGGGACCCCACCAGGGCAGCGACGATGAGCAGCTGGATGGCTGCGCGGGACTCCCAGGCTTTCTCACGCAACCGCCGGGCACCTCACCCCGGGCCAAGTGGAGcgggaggggacgggagggggggggggatgggccACGTGACCTCTGCCCCCTGGAGGGAGGTTCCAGACACACGCACGCTAGCCTGGGGAGGTGTCTGTGCCCGGCGCCCCGTCCTCAGTCTCTTGGCCCATTCCCCTGCCCGGCCCCAGGGCCTCTGTCTACCCCTTCCTCACCCACCGGGAGCTAGCCAAGCAGCCCCCCTCGCCGCCTGATTTTTCTGCCCGGCCAAAGCGCTAGCAACCTGGGAGCTGGGGGGAACTTCGAGGGCGGGTGGGACCCGGCGGGAGGGTCCCGGCGGGAGGTGGCCCCTAGAGGCGGTACTGAGTAACGTGTGAGCGCTCGGAGAGAACGCACGTTCTCCGTTCCCGCTCCCGGGGCAGGGAGCGCGGACCTTTTTGCTAGGTGCCGGGGCTCTGGGGACGCTGCGTGGGGGAAAGGGCAGCCCATCGGCGCCGCTGGCCTTCCGGCCCCGGTGACCTGGGAGCAGGGTCGCCGCGCTTCTCACGCGAGCCCGGACTCAGTAAACCGGGAAAAGGAGGGCACCACCCGGCAGCCCCGCCCCTACTGGTTGGCCTCGGTCCGCTAGTAGTGAGGGGAGGCACTTACAGGTCCAGTGGGTACAAAAATGAGGGTGAGGCGTCCCCATGCCCGGGAAAGAGGGTCCCCATACCCTCTTTTCGGGCTGTGCTGGGACTTCTCCCCAAACCCTCGCCTCGCCTGGGCTCTGCGCTGTCCAAGGGGTACCTTGGAACTGGAGACCCCAGGTGTCCCCAGCCCTCACCCTTTTACGTGCCGGCACTTGGAAGAGGCGTCCCCATAGTGGGTTCTTACCGGTCCCTGTGCCTCCGCTCCCCCACTTCCCATCCACCCTAGAGCGACTATTCCCCCTCAGGCCGCCCCTCCCTGAGTTGCATCCCTGAGCCAAGGGGCGTGGCCACGCGCAAGCTGCCTATAAAGTTGGTTGTGCCttcaccctcaccctgaaggtGACAGACAGTTGCTTGGAGCCTTCCTTGATCTTCTTTGGGGTCCTGGCTTCTGAGGCAACTCTTCCCAGCTCAGTTCAGCACCTCCTCACAGCCACAGGTGAGTGCTGGGACTTctggcctgcccctccctcccaatAGAAGGAACATTTTAATGCCTCCAGGTCTTCCCAGGTAGTCACTGATCTAGCGCCTCAAAAAAGAAGGCTAGGAGTGGCCTTAGTGTCTAAGCAGTCCAGCTCCCTAAAGGGGCAACTGAGGCCAAGGGAAGGGCAGGACTTGCTGAATGTCCCACAGCTAGTATCAGAACTCTAGATCCAGATGGACCCCTTTCAGGCTCCAGGACCCAGACTCCAGCTTTATCCCCCAGTGGCTCTCTAAATGCCTGGGCCTTCCCCATCAGAGTCACCTGGTTATGTGGAATAAGAACACAGTTTACCTAAACTGGGTGCATATATAGCCTCTCCTCAGGTTGTGTGATGAGGAGGGCTTCTCCCTGGGTGGTCAGGGTGAATGGAGGGGGCAGGTTGTGTTCTTACCAGCTGTACCTGCCTTATCTAAAAGCTACCCCTGGCTGGCTCTACCCTCCTGAGGCATGGCTTGTCAGAGCCAAGATGTACTGACTTGGACAAGAGATCTGAGCAAGAGTCCCGggcactgcccagaggccttCCCTATCCCGTTGACTGTCTTCTCTGGCGTCTGTTGGGGAGCAGTGTGAGAGACTGTCAGCTTCAGGGAGCTTGACCACCAGTCCTTGGTAACTCACCCGTCACATATCTCTTGGGCTCCTACCATCTTACTAAGTATGGCTAGAGGTCCTTGGGGCACCCAATGTGTGCAAGGGGACACCATGGCATACCAAGGCCTAGCAGTGTTCCCAGTTCACTTAGGGAGCCAAGACTTTTGTATGTGTGCTTTGGGATccagctcctccaggaagcctccctaCACAGACACCTATAGTACTTGAGGTAGGAACCATACAGCCAACCTCCCCATCTTGAATGGCTCTCCAGTGAGAATTGAGCCCAACAAAGACTCTGGCCTAGATTTCTGTGACTGGGACCTTAATCTAACTGGTCTCCACCTGCTTTTAAATAGAGACCTGGGGCTGAGAGCCATGTGGCTTAGGCAGTGGTCTTCTTATCCCCTGTTCCCTTCCCACTCTATTCCAGGGTCTGGCAGGATACCCTAGACCCTGGAGTTGAGCAGGAGAGAACTGAGCGTTCTGGGAACACTCTTCAAAGGGCGGTAGCTATGACAGGAGCTGAAAATCTCCCAGGGAACTTTGCTAAGAGGTCTGAATCCTAGCTCAGTCACTGGTTGCTGGGTAACTTTAGCCAAATCAGTGCACCCTCTGAAGATCAATTTCCCCAAAGGAGTGGATGATGCCTAGTTCTCCCAATAGCAGTGTTTCCCTAAGTGTGGTGAGCATTACTCAAGGGCATTTAGGTGATGCATATcaattatgtgtttattttaacatatattaGGGGAAAAATCAAACCTGTACTTTTACACAGATATGATTGTTTGGGATGATGGTAAGTGGGTAGatttaaagttgattttaaaaaaatgtgaagaaaataataGTGCAGGTGTATATGGAAATCACGAAGTGACGTTGGAAAGCGCTATTTTAAACTGGTGCACAAATAAGAGAGGGTGTTCTGGAATTAAATAATTTGGGTTGGACATGTGGATCCAAAACTTCCTGGCTAtgtaaccttgagcaagttacttaccttctctgagccttaCCTCAGCCTACCTCATAGGCTGTGGCCAGGACTGAATGAAGAATATGGAAATTCTTGGCACACAGTGGCAGCTCAatagcttctcccacctcctcctccccttcatgCTCAGTGAGCAGTTCTAGATAAAGTTTTCTCTTAATCAGCATGCTGATACTTTAAGACATGGGTTCCTCCTATGCCCCTATATGATGTCTTGATCTTTCCCTCCTGCCTACCTTTCAGTGGCCACCTTGCCATCTCTACGCTGATCATGCTTTCTGTATTTGGACTCTCCATCCCCATCTCGGCCACAGAACTTCTCCTGGCCTCCACCACCTTCTGCCTAGTATTCTGGATGTTCAGAGCCTGGAGGCCTGGGGTCCCCAAAGGCTTGAAGAGTCCTCCAgggccctggggctggcccctgCTTGGACACATGCTGACCTTGGGGAAGAACCCACACCTGGCACTGTCACGACTGAGCCAGCGTTATGGGGACGTGCTAGAGATCCGCATTGGCTGCACACCTGTGCTGGTGCTCAGTGGCCTGGACACCATCCGGCAGGCTCTGGTGCGGCAGGGCGACGATTTCAAGGGCCGGCCTGACCTCTACAGCTTCACCTTCATCTCTGGTGGACAGAGCATGACCTTTAACCCAGACTCTGGACCGGTGTGGGCTGCCCGCCGGCGTCTGGCCCAAAATGCCCTGAAGAGTTTCTCTATTGCTTCAGACCCGACTTCCTCATCTTCTTGCTACTTGGAGGAGCATGTGAGCAAAGAGGCTGAGGTCCTCATCAGCAAGTTCCTGGAGCTAATGGCAAGGGTTGGACACTTTGACCCCTACAGGTATGTAGTGGTGTCAGTGGCCAACGTCATATGTGCCATGTGCTTTGGTCAGCGCTATGACCATGATGATCAAGAGCTACTTAGTATAGTCAACCTGAGTAATGAGTTCGGGGAGGTGGCTGCTTCCGGAAACCCAGCTGACTTCCTCCCTATCCTCCGTTACCTGCCCAACTCTGCCCTGAGTATCTTCAAGGACGTGAATAAGAAGTTCTACGTCTTCATGCAAAAGATGGTTAAGGAACACTATAAAACGTTTGAGAAGGTACAgactggggagaggcaggtgggtggTGAGGAGCAGGTAGGGTCAGGGGTCAGGTGGTCAGTGATAACTGGAGCAGCATGGGGTTTGGCAGACTCTCAGGGGCCTTCACCCTGGGATTTTGAAGTTAGTAATGGACAGGACTCCATCCATGGAGGGGAATAGAATGTTTTCTTGACTAGTCCTTTTATCCTTCTAACAGACAGCAATATTTACTGAATAGCCAGTCCATGCTGTACCCTAGGCCAGTTATAGGGACTAGGAAGAATTAAAAAGTTAGTCTCCTGGCCTCATGGGAGAGAAAAGGGTTaagaggcctggctggtgtagttcagtggttgacagttgacctatgaaccaggaagtcattgTTCGATTCCCGGTGAAGGCACATgaccaagttgtgggtttgatcccctgtgggggggtgtacaggaggcagccaatcaatggttctctctcatcattgatgtttctatctctccctttcccttcctctctgaaatcaatagatacaTACAAGGGTAAAGAGCATGTCCAGATGATAATGGTATCAGACTCTGTCTGTCAGGTTTCTCTTGAGTTGGGGCAGGAGAGAGCCTTGGTCAGGCAGAGAGAAGCTGGGATGGCAGCATTGGGTGTGTGAGTGGGGGTGTCATCTCTTGAACAAAGATACTAGGGATGGTAAGAGACCAGATCTGGATGGAGAGGTAGGTCTGGGTTTGGGATCTTGCTCACCCGTGGGCCTTCTGTACTCAGGGCCACATCCGAGACATCACAGACAGCCTGATCAAACATTGTCAGGACAAGAAGCTGGATGAGAACGCCAATATCCAGCTGTCAGATGAGAAGATCGTTAGTGTCGTCTTGGACCTCTTTGGAGCTGGTATGAGCTACCCCATTTGCCTTTCCTGTACTCAACTGCCCCACCCCATCAACCACCAGGCTTCTCCCTCTGTTTTTTTCTGGCCAGGGTTTGACACAGTCACAACTGCCATCTCTTGGAGCCTCATGTACCTGGTGACAAGCCCCGGTGTGCAGAAAAAGATCCAGGAGGAGCTCGGTAGGTGGTGACCTCCTTCAAAGTGCTCAATGCAGGGGACCCAGC containing:
- the LOC132212050 gene encoding cytochrome P450 1A1, translated to MLSVFGLSIPISATELLLASTTFCLVFWMFRAWRPGVPKGLKSPPGPWGWPLLGHMLTLGKNPHLALSRLSQRYGDVLEIRIGCTPVLVLSGLDTIRQALVRQGDDFKGRPDLYSFTFISGGQSMTFNPDSGPVWAARRRLAQNALKSFSIASDPTSSSSCYLEEHVSKEAEVLISKFLELMARVGHFDPYRYVVVSVANVICAMCFGQRYDHDDQELLSIVNLSNEFGEVAASGNPADFLPILRYLPNSALSIFKDVNKKFYVFMQKMVKEHYKTFEKGHIRDITDSLIKHCQDKKLDENANIQLSDEKIVSVVLDLFGAGFDTVTTAISWSLMYLVTSPGVQKKIQEELDTVVGRARQPRLSDRPQLPYLEAFILETFRHSSFVPFTIPHSTTRDTNLSGFYIPKGRCVFVNQWQINHDQKLWEDPSEFRPERFLTPNGTINKALSEQVILFGLGKRKCIGENIARFEVFLFLAIMLQQVEFSMPPGVKVDMTPIYGLTMKHAHCEHFQVQVRS